GAGATGCATAGAAGGATGGTGAAGGCAGAGTGCAAGGTGAATGTGCTAACTTATGGCATGATCATCGATGCTCTTTGCAAAGATGGGTTGATTAGTGAAGGGATGGAAATGTTCTCAGAGATGATCGATTCGGGCATTCATCCAGACGTTGTTGTCTACAGTTCGTTGATTAATGGATTTTGTAGTTTAGGACAATTTAAAGAAGCTGTGAAGTTGTTTAATGGAATGGTCGGTCGCGGTATTTCTGCTGATTTAGTCACTTATAACACTTTAATTCATGGTTTTTGCAAGTCAAGTTTGTGGAAAGAAGCCACTATAATTTTTACGCAAATGGTGGGACAAGGAATTTCTCCCTGCGTAGTGACATTCACGATTCTGATAGATTGTCTATGCAAAGAGGGGAAAGTGGCAGAAGCTTGTGGCATATTTAAGTTGATGATAAAGCAAGGCAAGGAGCCTAATTTATACACTTACAGTTCAGTCATGAGCGGTTTAAGTTTGGTGGGTCGGCTGGATGATGCAGAAAAGCTGTTTAACATGATGGTGGACAAGGGTCTTAAGCTCGATGTTGTTAGCTATAACGTGATGATTAGTGGCTATTGCAAGAGTTGGAAGACCAATGAAGCTATTCAGCTCTTTCAAGAAATGCAATGCAAGGGATTGAAACCCACTGCTGTAAGTTACAACACACTTATAGGAGCACTGTGCCATGCGGGTAGAGTTAGAACTGCgcataaattatttaaagaaatgCAGAGTTCTGGCCCTTCTCCAGTATTTGCTACGTATTCTGCTCTATTGGGTGGACTCTGCAAAAATGGACAGATTGAGGAGGCAATGGATCTGTTGCAGTCCCTAGAGAGTACCAAATCTGAATCtggtattcaattttttaatttactaaTTGATGGGACGTGTAAGTTGGAAAAAGTTACTAAATTGGAAGAAGCGCGGAAAAAGTTGGAGGAAATCTCAAGCAAGGGCTTGGTTCCTGATGTTTCTACTTACAACAGTATGATAGATGGCCTATGCAACAAAGGAATGTCATTGGAGGCTTGTGAGTTGCTTATGCAAATGGAGGAGAAAGGTTGCTTACCAGACTCCATTTCGTTCAATATCATGATTCAGGGTCTTCTTCGAGAAAAAGAGGTCCAGAGAGCGATGCAGCTCCTTGAGTTAATGCGAAAGAGGAACTTTTTACCCAATGAAGCAGTCACATCGATGTTGATACACGTTGCCATGGATGATGAACAATCTTGTGCAATGCTCCAGTCACTTCCCTCGTTCTTGGAAACTTAAAGAGTTTCCTCTTAAGCACGACTCTGGTCAATCTATGCCTTCCATTCTTCTTTTACTCCTTTGACATGTACAGTGGCGTTTAAGCTGGCTTCCTGCTTTTTTGCTTGGTCAAATTTACACTGTACATCCCTGAAGAAGTATCAAATTCCTATTCCTTTCTCCGTTCTACTACAATTTTCAATACAATTCCAATACCTACTTCGACCATGTGACATGTCAGTCTTACTGAGCTCATTCTTCTACATTAGTCTGCACATAAATGTAACATCCCGCAAGCAGTGTTTCAGTTCGCAATTAATGACTACTTTTAATTCTTGGGATCAGTTAATTCTCTACTCCCCAAGTGAATGGTGGAAGGGCACGATGAAAATCAGCATAAGTCCTGttgaattatatttgttttgtggCTTAGGTATACTTACACAAGTTTGTATTCCTATGAAAAGTTGCGATACATGTTGAAAATCTTTACAGGACCAGCCCAGCCTCCCcacaccaaaaaataaaaaacattaacGTACAGAAGGAAGGAAAATCAAGGAAGGCTCAACATGCTGTAACTTACACTTACCTAGTGTGAAGCTAAATGCGTGTGGTCCTCTGTCGACCACGAGGCCTACTCCCTAACACAAGCTTTGAAGTGCCTGTAACATCTTTTGCAGGTTCTTCCTCACTTTTCTCATCATCACTTCCGTTGTCAAAACTCTCTGTTTTCTCAGAAGATTCTTCTTCTGGCAATTTCCCAGCAGCTTTTTCATTTGAAAGCTGACCCCGAAGCTCTCTGAGTTTTGCTTTCTTTGAATTCAAGACCCCAAGAAACTAGAGGCAGAAAAAAGGTCAAGTCATGCATAATGTTTGCAAAAAGATGTAAATGATGATTATGTCTATTTAGATGAAATAGACATAATCCAGTGCTTTGCCAGCTGCATCCATAGATGAAATATAATGATGATATTGATTGCATCGTGATACATACATGTACGTGAGATAAAAAAATCGCTTTTactgatattaaaaaatatcaaaatatttaacataaaacATCACTTCTAGAAGTGAGCATTCCGATTTCATCTCACTAATTAGATGTGAATGTGAAAGATGCACTAAAATTGTGAAAGAGGCTTAGTCACATTCAAATAATTAGTATAACAAGAGAGCCTCAACCATATTCGTGcaatcttcaaaccaaaaattacatacaaaatagaaaataaataagagaggCAGAAATCTTGCAAATGAATTCCATAACCGACAACCAGATTGCTGCAGCGACAAAGCAGGTTGCCCCTAACATTTATTAATTTAAGTAGACAACCCGTTCTTGCGGATGAAGATAATGAACATAAGCCACCTGATGCTTAACAAAATCGTTACtttaatatttgttaaagaGAGGGGGTAGGGGAAGTTTAGATTAAATGAGCAGCTTCAGGATTGAGAAAACAGTTTTGAATCGTTAGGGTTCAAAGTGACCTTACTTTTGCAGTTTGCCCCTCTTTTTGCTGgctttgtatttattttcactCGCAACAAGACAAATTAGCCTTAtcttgaaagaaaacaaaaacctttCCAGATCTTCTAATTAAACCTATAAGACGGAGGCTACCATTAA
Above is a genomic segment from Juglans microcarpa x Juglans regia isolate MS1-56 chromosome 1D, Jm3101_v1.0, whole genome shotgun sequence containing:
- the LOC121252165 gene encoding LOW QUALITY PROTEIN: pentatricopeptide repeat-containing protein At3g22470, mitochondrial-like (The sequence of the model RefSeq protein was modified relative to this genomic sequence to represent the inferred CDS: inserted 1 base in 1 codon) — protein: MLLKIANSSASSSSSSSRHAIRKGKTQHYLFSLRKTPLQNSSSSSIPINSKGCKAHVTPTQFEYYVRGACKSGKIKLNDAKRYFDRLVQEQPFPAIDTFNHVLGSVSKLKYYSYVFLMYRKLNCVGVGPDLYTLNILINCXCNLNVVDYGFGLFGKIAKREFEPDVVTVGSLVKGLCNDGRVHYALQMFDKLCEKRLGESVIIYETLIDGFCKMHEIGRALEMHRRMVKAECKVNVLTYGMIIDALCKDGLISEGMEMFSEMIDSGIHPDVVVYSSLINGFCSLGQFKEAVKLFNGMVGRGISADLVTYNTLIHGFCKSSLWKEATIIFTQMVGQGISPCVVTFTILIDCLCKEGKVAEACGIFKLMIKQGKEPNLYTYSSVMSGLSLVGRLDDAEKLFNMMVDKGLKLDVVSYNVMISGYCKSWKTNEAIQLFQEMQCKGLKPTAVSYNTLIGALCHAGRVRTAHKLFKEMQSSGPSPVFATYSALLGGLCKNGQIEEAMDLLQSLESTKSESGIQFFNLLIDGTCKLEKVTKLEEARKKLEEISSKGLVPDVSTYNSMIDGLCNKGMSLEACELLMQMEEKGCLPDSISFNIMIQGLLREKEVQRAMQLLELMRKRNFLPNEAVTSMLIHVAMDDEQSCAMLQSLPSFLET